GGGCaattaaaatatgcaaaacacACTGTATAGCCATGTAGTCCCTATCAAAtgcccctttttttctttcaatttctcTCTTTCAGATGCATCAAATGTAGAGAAGTGCAAACTAAATAGCTAGAGTATCCTCAAAGGGTTGGAAGATATTTCTGCAGAGTTTCTTTCCATATAAATTTAGTAATAAGGGACCCTTGTCACATATGTTGATACATTTCGTGTTTTGAAAATACTTTtccaaaagagaagaaaattcAGTCTTAACCTTTTCAATGCAacgacacaaataacaaatcaaatcagGAAGTTAAAGGCTGCAGCAGGATTCAAATAATCAGACGAAAGTTAAATTCTTATAGTTTCAGGACCTTAAACAACTAAACATGCCACCTAATCTTTTCTTGATGCTCCgcctttctgttgttttcctccAGCTTTCTACAGTCCAAAGTTTGTTGACTGCTGACCCCTCTCTGGTGCACTGCTGTGATGAGGACGGTTACACGCCTCTGCACCGCGCAGCATACAGCGGCCACGTTCACGTGGTCTCTGCCTTGCTCGCTGCTGGCTCCAGTGTTAACCCTCACACCATTGACGGCTGGACCCCCCTGCACAGCGCCTGCCGCTGGAGCCGTGTCACTGTGGCGAGCCTTCTCCTGCAACATGGAGCCCAGCTGAACGCCCAGACCAACGGGGGACTCACACCTCTACACCTCGCTGCCTCGCACGCCAgctctgtaaaaacagactctgCTCATACGTTAGAGCTCCTCCTCTCACAGCGACACCTGAAGCCTAATCTCCGCAGCAGCAGCGGGGAGACGGCCAGCGAGGTGGCCCGTCGGAGTGG
This window of the Labrus mixtus chromosome 2, fLabMix1.1, whole genome shotgun sequence genome carries:
- the ankrd49 gene encoding ankyrin repeat domain-containing protein 49 gives rise to the protein MHLFLSLSVILWQKQVMEFPEDFNQLELLNTHGHLIPRGASSLWTGSKDEEQEVEEEEEEEEEEGEHSEEWYLEKEETLKDKPTELILWAAETNRLSTVQSLLTADPSLVHCCDEDGYTPLHRAAYSGHVHVVSALLAAGSSVNPHTIDGWTPLHSACRWSRVTVASLLLQHGAQLNAQTNGGLTPLHLAASHASSVKTDSAHTLELLLSQRHLKPNLRSSSGETASEVARRSGPHHFLFEMVEDCVNVLPSS